Within the Opitutales bacterium genome, the region CCACTTTCTCTGGAACCAAGAGCGACATCACCTGGCGCATTACTTTCAGAGTTTGATCGCTGAAGTCTTCAACGTGGATATCCATCCTGCGGCACGCTTTGGGAAGGGTATTTTACTCGACCACGCAACCAGCTTCGTGGCGGGTGAGACTGCAGTTGTCGGCGACGATGTTTCGATCTTACATGAGGTAACTCTAGGCGGCACTGGTAAGGAAGGGGGTGACCGTCATCCTAAGATCGACACGGGTGTTCTCCTATCTTCCGGATCAAAAGTCCTGGGCAACATCCATATAGGTGCGTTTTCCAAAGTGGGTGCCAACAGCGTCGTCCTCAAAGATGTCCCACCCCATGTTACCGTCGCGGGCGTTCCGGCAAAAATTATCAAACGCCACAGTGGAAGCTCTTGCCCGGCTACGGCGATGATTCAGTCGCTTGACGACGAGTAATCACTGCCAGACCTGTTTCATCGATATATCTGAAGAAAGCTGGCTGGGCTCAGTATTTCCGTCCCTCTGAAGGGATGTAGCTCCAGAAGATCTTGATCGCCCGTCAACAAGCAGGTTGCCGAACTACTGAGTGCGACTTCTAAGAATTTGTTGTCTTTAGGGTCGCGACAAAGCGTCACGCTATGGTCGATATCGAAAACACTCCCAAAACGACTCAACAGCAGAAAAAATTCATGTCTTTCGTTGGCACTAATATATTTCTGGAATTTCGGCTGCGCCAGGACGTCGTCTAATTCAGCGAGCGTAGCATCTGAAAAGGCTAAGTCTCCCATTGATATTGCCAAATCAACCGCTTGCCCAGCAACTGACTTAGGAAGAATAACCCGACTGACACAGACGTTGGTGTCTATGACAAACATAGGTGTCTTCATGAGTCCTCGTTGACCCACTTTTCGACATCCAGCTCTGTCACACCATCTTCTTCTGCACGTTGGCCGATGCGGTCACAAAAAGCAGTGAACTGACTGAAGTTCAGGCCTTTGAGGCGCTCATATTCGCTGATTGAAAGCACCACCGCGACCGGCCGGTTATGCTTGCGAATCATCAAGGGCGCGCGCTGTGCCTCATCCAGAACCAATCCAAAACGCTGCTTTGCATCAAAAGATGAGATTTCTTTCATTTGTCCAAATTAGACAAATTAGACCATTTGTCAATTACTTCACCTTACCCGGGTGTAATTGAAGTAGCGGGGAGATTTCCCCAACTGCCTTTGTTGTAGCCGTCCCGCTCTGTCGGGGCGCAGGCCGTTGCTGCGATCCGCGCCTGAAGCCGCGAGCCGACAGAGCGGCTCAACTACAACCACTGGAGCAGAGGAGCGACAACTGGAAAAACTCCCCGTCCTTTCAATTGCACCCATCTTACCCAGCTCATCCAAAATCGCATCGGCTTTGGAGATCTGGCCTGGGAACTTTTCGTCTTGTATTAGGGCCAGCACACCCACCAGGCTCCGGTCGACCCGAATGGTCATCGCGTGGCGACGGACGCCGTTGTCGTTAAACCCACGATCACTGAGTGGTCCGCGCTCTTTCGCCCCTGCTTTTTTTTCAAAGGCTTTCAAGCCCTCTCCGCCTACTGCATTAGCCACTTTCTTTGGAAGCAGGAGCGACACGGGCGTTCTCCTATCTTCCGGATCAAAGGTCTTGGGCAACATCCATGTGGGCGCGTTCTCCAAAGTGGGTGCCAACAGCGTCGTGCTCAAAGACGTCCCACCTCATGTTACGGTAGCGGGCGTTCCGGCAAAAATTATCAAACGCCACAGTGGAAGCTCTTGCCCTGCGACAGCGATGATTCAGGCGCTTGACGACGAGTAGGTAGCGTGGACAAGTCTCATCGATACACTTTACCCGTAACATTTTGACACTCCTCACGGCAGCTTAGCTGTTGCCGGCCCAAGCCTTCACACACGCCGCGGCAATCGCTCTCGCGATCACCCTACGAAACTCCGATCGCCCCATAGCTCTGTTTGGAACCTGGTCTCATTACTAGAAATGGATCACAACTATCCCATAATTTTGACCACAGATTACACGGATATTCACAGATCTTTATGAATAAGAGAGATTTACGAAAGAGATAATCGTCCACGGAAATCTATGGGATAAAGCGTATGGATACTTCGCCAATTCGCAGGGTGTTCACGTAACTTTCATCCTTCTAGAGGACAATCATAAACACCTAATAACAAAATACTTATCTGTGTATATCTGCGTAATCCGTGGTCTAGGAAAAATTCGAATTCCTATGGGATGACTGTGGAAATGGATTATCTTGCGATATTCTGATCGATGAATTTATTTAGCCCGGTGACTAGAAATACGATCGTATCCGCAATAGAAAGTGGAAAACCCTTCAGCCTTCTTATGGCAGATGGGAAAAGTTATCCAGTGCCGCACAGCGATTATATATCGCTTTCCCCAAAAGGAACTTACGTCACTGTTTATGATGATGATGAGCATTTCTTCGTCCTCCCACTGCTCACGATGACTGGCGTATCATCAATGCTGGAGGCAAACGGGGGTGACGCCGAATCAAAATAGATGCGTGCAATGAAAGGCTGCTCACCCATCAACAATCAGCTCACTTTTTCCAGTTCATCCAAGATCGCATCGGCTTCGGAGATCCGTCCTGGAAACTTCTCATCCTGCACCAGGGCCAGCACACCCACCAGGCCCCGGTCGACCCGAATGGCCATCGCATGACGCCGAACACCGTTGTCGTTAAACCAACGATCACTGAGTAGTCCGCGATCTTTCGCTCGATTCACAAACTGATGTGCTGTCTCAGCATCGACTGTCGTTCGCTGCCCTGTCTCTGCCCATTGCCAGAGTGGTTCCTCCGGAAAGGGATCATCACCGAAAGCCAATTGCATCGCAAAGAGCGCATCCAGCTCCATACTCTTACGAGTCGCACCGATACGAATACGCACACGGTTCATCCCGTTAGAAGGCTCAGCTCGATCGATCATCACTAAGCTTCCCCGTTGCGCCACAAAGAGCTCCACAACAAAGCCAAAATGCTCCGCCAAATCAGTCAACCGCGCAGCTGCGGGCTTAAGATCTTCTGGAAAATGCTCATGCATCGGGACTAAGCGCTGGAGCGCCCGATAGGCCTTAGTTTCCGATGAACGCCGCACCATGCCACAAGCCTCTAGACTCTGGAGACAACGCAATACAG harbors:
- the cysE gene encoding serine O-acetyltransferase; the encoded protein is MELPLDSVIVETPGTDPIWERIHAEARALYDAEPYMRTLISDVVLSKQSLEESICVRLSRKFGRFAGTENDLFETFQEAFAIDPNIGIRVRADIEAIFDRDPACIDYLSPLLFFKGFQALSAYRISHFLWNQERHHLAHYFQSLIAEVFNVDIHPAARFGKGILLDHATSFVAGETAVVGDDVSILHEVTLGGTGKEGGDRHPKIDTGVLLSSGSKVLGNIHIGAFSKVGANSVVLKDVPPHVTVAGVPAKIIKRHSGSSCPATAMIQSLDDE
- a CDS encoding helix-turn-helix domain-containing protein, which produces MEQKQPAPALNRGIELLQILEQEGHVRLESLAGRTAWPKSSVLRCLQSLEACGMVRRSSETKAYRALQRLVPMHEHFPEDLKPAAARLTDLAEHFGFVVELFVAQRGSLVMIDRAEPSNGMNRVRIRIGATRKSMELDALFAMQLAFGDDPFPEEPLWQWAETGQRTTVDAETAHQFVNRAKDRGLLSDRWFNDNGVRRHAMAIRVDRGLVGVLALVQDEKFPGRISEADAILDELEKVS
- a CDS encoding type II toxin-antitoxin system Phd/YefM family antitoxin, which translates into the protein MKEISSFDAKQRFGLVLDEAQRAPLMIRKHNRPVAVVLSISEYERLKGLNFSQFTAFCDRIGQRAEEDGVTELDVEKWVNEDS
- a CDS encoding putative toxin-antitoxin system toxin component, PIN family; this encodes MKTPMFVIDTNVCVSRVILPKSVAGQAVDLAISMGDLAFSDATLAELDDVLAQPKFQKYISANERHEFFLLLSRFGSVFDIDHSVTLCRDPKDNKFLEVALSSSATCLLTGDQDLLELHPFRGTEILSPASFLQIYR